The DNA window CCTCAGGAGCCTCGAAGAAACCCTTCAGAAGTATGATGGCCTTTGAGGCTGAAGCTGTGGCCTTAAAGGACAGTAAGGAAAATCTTATTGGAAATCGGAGGAAAGGAATTCTAATTTTGCAGGGGCAGAAACACTTTTGGCCTGCAGGAacacagaaagtagaaaatgTGCCCAATAAACGGGGGAATCCAGCTGAGATGTCCAGTGTTCAATGTGCCTCCTGGCTTCTTCCTGCTGCTTATACCAAAGGCACGCGAGACATAAGCTAAAGGAAGGACTACTTGATAAAAAGAATCAACAATGGATGGTTTGGAAAATTCCCAGACTCTCCAGATGGCAAATGAAGCTAAAATTAAGAAACGGCTTCAAGGCAAAGATAAAATTTAGGGCACTTCCTGGAAAACACGGTTTAAAGATGAagctgagggggcgcctgggtggcgcagtcggttgagcgtccgacttcagccaggtcacgatctcgcggtccgtgagttcgagccccgcgtcaggctctgggctgacggctcggagcctggagcctgtttccgattctgtgtctccctctctctctgcccctcccccgttcatgctctgtctctctctgtcccaaaaataaataaaaaacgttgaaaaaaaaaaaaaaagatgaagcgGAGGTCTTGACTATAAAATCCTTTCACTGCTGGAAGAACCAAGATGGTGCCTCAGAGGGCTATATAAACAACAGGGTTTATTAGAAACAAGTGTTTCTAATGTTTACTAACATGaacctgcccccccctccccacctccccctgagATTTGTAGGAAACTTGCCAGGTTGAAGCAAATTATATTGGCAGGAACACTACTTAGACTGAAAGGAGAGAGCACAAAAGAGGCCTTTGGGCCTCAAATTTATATGAGCAGAAAGCAGGCTGAGAAAGCCACTCAGCTACCAACACATGCTACCTTTCATGAACAAATTATAACTCAGTGGGCAGAACCAGCGGCCTGGAGAATATAGCCAAGAACAAAGAATTATCCCCAGGCCTTGAGTACTCATCAAGGAGCTGCCAACCTGTGTCTGGttggatttcagaattgctaGAACTCACGTATGTCTTCCGTTTCCCCACTTTCTGAAGAGGAGGGTCTACAGCAATAACTGTACATATGTTGCGCCATTGCATGTTCCACATGTGGGGAGCAAATAACTTGTCTCTAGTTCACAGATCTCAGATACAGAGGAACTATACTTCAGGAACTACCCCCAAGGAACCTTATCCATACCTAGACCGGATTTATACGATAGATACTGGGCTATGAGCGGATACTATAATGgaaagaaatttctggaaaacTTGGGAGGAGGTAAGCGTATTTTGTATGTAGAAAGGACATTAATGTAGACTTGTTAAAGATAATTCAGCTAGGACTGACATTTGTGAATGAGCAAGGAGAATACCCTCCAGGGAACTTCAACTTGGCggtatagttttaaatttaatttgacgGAGGACATGTATGCCCAGGACTCTATAGAGCTACTAACAACATCTGGCATCCAGTTTAAGAAACATGAGGAGGAAGGAATTGAGACCCAGTACTTTGCAGAACTTCTTATGACATCGGGAGTGGTCCTCTGTGAAGGGGTCAAATGGTTATCATTTCATAGTGGTTATGACCTTGGCTATTTAATGAAAATCCTGACCAACTCTAACTTGCCTGAAGAACTTGACTTCTTGGAGatcctttgattattttttcctgtcaTATATGATGTGAAGTACCTCATGAAGAGCTGCAAAAATCTCAAAGGTGGTTTACAGGAAGTTGCTGAACAGTTAGAGCTGGAACGGATAGGACCACAGCATCAAGCAGGATCTGATTCATTGCTCACAGGAATTGCCTTTTTCAAAATGAGAGAAGTATGAAGACATCAGTGCCTTTTTCTCAGTTGGCTGTTATGCTGAGAACATAAAAAATCTTACGATTTTTAGAGCAGAGGTCAGACTGTGGTAGATGACCCCCCATGATCTCCATCCACTTCCTAATATTCATACCTTGTGTAATCCCTCCAAGATTGTATCACGGCTGGTCTGTGTGATCTAGAGAATATAGCATCTGTGATGGTAGATGATTTCTGAGGCTAGGCTATAAAAGACACTGACTTCTGCCTGGCTTAtggctctccctctttctctgtccctctctctcaatgtCCCTCGAATCACTTGCTCTGGGAAAAGCCAATTAACATGAGACTAAGATACTTAGGCAGTCCTACGGAGAGGCCCACATGGTGAGAAACTGAGACCTCTAACCACCAGTCAAGCGAGTAAGCCATTTTAGAAGAATTTCCTCCAGCTCAGGAGAAGCCTTGAGATGACTACATCTTGTCTGCAACCTCATTAGAGACTGGTGCCAGACTCACCCAGCCAGGCTACTGAATTCTTAAGCCTCAGAAAccatgagttaattttttgttcttttaaactgCAATAGATAATATACAGTTTCTCATAAACTTGTTTCTGCTGTCATATTAAAATAACAGTATTTGAACTTTCCTGTAGAATGACATTTGCTTTATATTACAcgttcaaaaatatattttttatcagaATATTTTATTCAAGAATTAACAcgttttttcaaaaagtaaaaataatagttaCTTCCCTGAGTATAAAGAACTAATCCTACAATAAAAGACAATTACAAAAGTAAGCAATTAGAGGTACATAATTCTCTGCATTCAATTATACTCTAttacaaatctatttttaaaaaacctcatgTATTTTGGGATTCATGTTTCCAAAGACAACAACAAGAATAAAACAGCTCATTTTGTACCTGTGATGTTAAGATATGTCAGATCTGTCCTTATCAAATTCCAGAGCAATCTTTAAAGCAGTGCTGTTGAGGCCAACCGATTGCATGTTACATATGATAGAAACAACTATTCCTCTTGGGGGAACCTTGTTATTTATAGCTTCCGCATCCAGTTCTTCAGGAAGGACCAGCAGGACACTGCTGGCACCCACCGCACCTCCAGTATGTGAGGCATAATGCCGTTGCTTCCTACAAGAACCATATGTTTGCTTCTTTTCCACGACACCCCATGCCATCGCATATTTACCCTCTTTATCCCAAGACATCTCTGTGTTAGGGACTGGTGTCCAAATCATAACCATCGTTTCTGGTTTGAGATATCCAGGTAAAAGATTTTCATGTGAGTTCTTAAACAGCCCAACTTGGTAACCATACAGCATTGCATTCCCAAATTTCAGAAGGTCACCCACTGTAGACAGAAATCCACCACCAGCCCATTTATAGGAGTTATCCACGTAAGGTGTGTTGACAAGACGTCTCTTTTTATTGTAAACgtaaaatctaaaatgaaataagaatggtcattaaaaatttaatagtcTACTACTGACTTTACATATGAAAATGAATAGGAAAATATGTACATGAGACAGAATGTGTTTTCATGGAGCGATCATTCTCAGAAATCACTGATTTTCAGTATGATTCAGAttctaataaaaacataaataattgaGTAATCAAAGCATagaatgtgtgtgtttttcccccctATTGGCATGGCTTGCCCATTCTGAGTGTATTATACTTTTAATACTGGTAAAAATGTACTGATTGTTATACATGATACATTTACCCTGTGCATATGCAAAAACACTTCTTGTTTGGTAGATATTCCCAGTCCTTGGGGGCAATGAATCATGTGCCACATGTAACTTTTATAACTACAAGTGTATACATCCggatatttaagaataaaattaatatttgtaaggAGACTACATCTCCTGGTTAAAAATGCCACGGGAATACTATGTGTAGTGATGTCACATGGTACTTTCTTGGTGTAGTGAGAGAAAGTGGAGTTTGCAAAGCTGTTTGAATCCCAACTCACCCTTCCTAGCTAGGAAAATACGCTTATTTTATTTGACTAAAACTTACACAGCtcttattttgtgccaggcattgttctaagaaCTATGTAAGTATGAACTAATGACAGTTGGAGGTAGGTACcactataatttctattttacagatagaaaactgaggcacagacggTATAAATTAACTGGTCCCAGGTCACAAAGCTTGTAAGGGACAGAgttggattcaaacccaggctgtcTGTTGCCTCTCTGCTTCAGCATCCTAATCTGTGAAGTGGTGACAAAAATACCTGCTTTGCTGAGTTAGGAATGCGTGCCTGAATCCCTTTGCACATTTCTGGTAGCTACCTAACAAACGTTGGCTTTCATTTACTCACACACTCAACAATTACTGGTGGAGCACTTCCTATGCGTGTGGGGCTGCTTAGATGCTGGAATGAAATGTTAAACAAAAGAGACCAAGCGCCTGACCTCATGAGCTTTCTACTCTAATAGGAGGAGACTGCACCATCCATATTAGGTAAATGGAATGAAATCACACAATAATTAGACATAAAATGAAACGTGGTTCAGGAGAATCCGTTCTTTCAAGATGCATAACAAAATGTGCTCTCAGGTTTGCAGTGTGCTGTCCATCTGTGATGACCTTCATCTTCTTCCCACCTTGGCTATTCCTAACACTGTCAGACTCAAGCTCACCATTACTTTCAGCTGCTTTATCGGCAGGGTCTCGAACTCGGGAATTTCTTCCTGGGACTGTGATTTCCAGTCCTGCCAAACTCTCCAACTGAACCTGCTCTCTTGCCCTCATTGTGACTATTCCCCCTGGACTCCCATCTATTCCCCCTCGActcttccccatctccccaggTCTTGGAGTTCCTCTTGATCTCACCTGACTTTCTGTTTTAGCCTGAACTACTGTTTCAGCTGTGGTCTTACTAGCACCTTTGGGTTCCTCACTCACCAATCTGCCAATCCTGAATAAATTTAGGCACCCCTTTCTTTGGATCCTTATCTGCCAAGAAGGGCTGCAGATACTCACACAACAAAGCTGACTGGTCTCAAGTCATACTCTTGCTAAGGGTTGTCACTGCTGTTACCAAATCTCCTTCTTTTCCTGGTTATTATCTGGTATGTTCTTCACAAGAGCTACTTCCAATCTCTTCCACCCTTGGTCATCCACCCCTGGCCAGTGAGCAGACAACTATATCCTTTGTTTTACTGAGAAAATTCCAGCCTACTCTAGGTGCTTTAGATGGCCTCAAACTGCCATTTTTATCTTAAAGTGCATTTACATTATCACGCGTTATTGTCTCCTTTCCGGTCACTTATGAAAATGTCCTATTATTTTTAAGACTAATTCTACTACCTGCATCTCTGACTGCCTTTTTGCCTCTACACCCTTGTTCCACCAGTTCTACTTCCGAGATCATTTTATCTCCTTGCAGTCTATTCTCTACGCAGAAGCCTGAGACTGTGTCTCTCGCCCCCTTCTTCCATCCATTTGAAACCTTCCAATGGTTACCACTTTGAGGACAAAACCCAAGTTTATTATGATGGACTACAACACAATTGATGGTCCTCAACAGAGGCAGTACTAAGTCCTTAAGGGAAATTTTTGGAGGCATTTGTTTAGGTGGCACAATTATTAGAGGGCTCTGACATTTAGTGGATAAAGGCTCAAACGTCCTAAACTTCTTATGATGTATGGAAAAGTCCCACAAAGTGGTATTCTCCCATACCGTGTAAGACCTTCCACTATCCCACCAGATACTCATGGAAGTAAAAAATCTATTTATAGTGGGCTGAGCCTCAAACCTCTCCATTTGGTACATAAACACAAAGtactttttgcatgtttttattcTACGATGCCTTTTTCTTGAAAGTAACTATTGTGAAAACTGAAGAAAGACTGCACTTTATTTTGCTCAAACCTTTAGCCAGAGGCGGCCAACAAAGGCATGAGTTGAAGCACCAATACAATATACCTGTGGTGGTCTGCATTTACAGTTGTTACATTTACGATGCTTTTATGTATTAAGTTGCATCTGACTTTATCACGTCTTCCAATGTTCTGAGTAAACAAACATACTGAAATATCTACTATGtattataaattacatttctcttatttcttctttatttaatgtttatttattttgggacagagggtgactgagtgcgagcagaggaggggcagagggagagggtgacacagaatctgaagcaggctccaggctctgagctgtcagcacagagcctggcatggggctcgagctcacaaatcgtgagatgatgacctgagctgaagtcggatgctcaactgactgagccacccaagtgcccctcttcttttattttagagtagTGAGTATATGTTATATGATCTGCAACTTTCATTTCAGGATATTAAAAgaagtattataaaatatttgtgaaattaagGGGCAGAGGGTCTAATGGCATTGAGACTCACCATCCAATATGATTTTGTCCCTCCTTCTTTGATCTCATCACTTAGAACATCTTCCGTTGCTTCTTTTGTGCCAGACTTATTTCTGTATTTGCAACAAGGCAATTTAGCCTTCCTTATCAGTCATGTCTAAAACCAATGTATTTTAAATAGATCCCCTACCTCTCTCCATGTTACTCTTTATCccatgttctcttttattttcttcctatcaGTATCTGAAATTCTTAGCctgtttgtctttttcccatAAAAGCAGGAACCTTACCTATCTTGCTCCTTGATGATTCCCCTATCTAGAACAGTATTCGCCATCCACTGAGTGCTCATTAAACGTGTTCAATAtagagtggctcagtcggttaagtgtctgacttcagctcaggtcatgatctcaccattcatgacttcaagccctgtgtcgggctctgtgctgacagctcaatgccaggagcctgcttcggattctgtgtctccctctctttgcccctccctcgctcatgcctctgtctctgtctctctctctctctctcaaaaaaaaagtaaataaacattaaaaaaaaagttttcaatacATGAACACATCACTTGTTGGCCAAATATTTAATGGAGACACCTTGGAAGGCACTGGGGAGACAGGTTAAACCATACACCGGCTGCTTTCAAGGTGCtaacagtcttgctggataaattTCAAAGCACTacatgaatcacctggggattttgttaaaatgcagattcttcagtgggtctggggagggggtaACATTCTGCAAGTCTAACAAGCTCTCAGGTGATGCCAATATTGCTGGATCctggaccacactctgagaaacAGGTTGTGGGGTGATTAGCAAGATGGATGCGAGGACTCCTGAGCACTAGTGAGAGTGAGCCTTGTTGAAATGGCCGATTAcagaggccaggctggggagCAAAGTCGTTCTTTTGGCTGAGGCAGAGAGTTTGAGGGGATAAGTGGCAGAAGGTGATGCTGGAAGACAAGACATGAGCCAGGGGACAGGTCACAAAGAACTTTCTATGTCACGCTAGGAGCCTTGACTCCTTCACTTTAGTTCACAAAATGCTCTGGTTTTCTGTATCctaagggtggggggggggtggaaagccttttatctttttatcctcATTACAGCTTCCAGTTgtcagtcctttctctcttctgattTACTTCCCAACTACACAGAGCAGCCCATACCTTCTGTTTCCACGCACTCACCCTCTCTAGTCATTCAACTCCTTAAAACCTGGCTTCTGGTCTTTAGTCACTCAACAGCTCTCTTGTGGGTTTTCAAGGCTCTCCTAATTCCCCCATCCAGGCTGTATCCTATTTGCCCCTGCAGCACTGTTAACCAGATTTTCCTCCAGACTCCCCCTCGGGCCAGTCTGCTCTCCGCTTCTAGATCTCAATCCCGATTCCCTACATCTCCTTCAATCACCGTGGCCCCGCTTTCCCAAGTCTTCTCTTCTACAGAGATAACTATAAATCTCCATCAGTTCCACAGCCCCTGTTCCAAATTACAATCAGATTTTCTACTAGCATTAATAATTCTCAAATCTGGTTTTGGGGAAAGGCAGGAAAGTTGTttatcagaatcacctgtgggcctcccctctctcaaaattgtACCCTTCCCTCAAAATTCATAACTTTGGAGGGAATGTGGGCatatacaatttgaaaaatcactcctttcttccttccttcaagaATCTTATATGTCCCCTAAAAGTCTGAGGCATAACACTGGGAGAAGCAGGGGTGGCCAAAGGTAAGTGCTttgaagatggggggggggggggggaagcctaCAGAGAATCTTAATATGCTCTCTTGAGAACCAATGATTTGATATGTGTGTGGTCTTCTCATTTCTCATAATGAACATGTCCAAAATTAAACTAATCTCTTCCAAAACTTCTCATATTTCTCATCTCCATTAAAACCCTGGTTGACTCTCTTGCCCTCAACTCTCACATCCATCAAGATGCTAAATTCTATGATTCAACTTCTGCTTTGTGACTtacccttttcccttccttcattcctatGGCTTCTCCCATATTTTAGGGCCTCCTTACTTTCTTCCTGAACTCTGATTACACTTCTAATTCCAGCCAGTGAAATCAAAATGAAACCACataatagaaatacattttctcattgGGTAATGTATGTTTTACAGTGAACTCCAAATTTGTAAACTAGGGGAGAACTACCAGTATATTTTGGCTGATAATCAGCTGTGAgtaactttcttttaaaagtaaagcaTTCCAAACTGCTTATATCAAAGCTGGAAATTAGTACTCCTCAGGcattcctcttttaaaatataaaaataaggagaaTTTCAGACTCCAATCAAGAATTCcaaactttaaataaacaaattctaGGCTTTAATCTCTTGATTCCTTTTCACAGAGAACAAGTTAATGActttttgtgaaaataattttgttcagCTAAAAGATATGTTTACCATTTCAAATTCTTAAGGAATTTCTGCTctaaaaagaatggaatataGACACAAGTTCTTGAGTAAGTTACTGAGACATCTTTGTAACTGAGTAACTGATGGAATAATGCCAGATGACAAACAGCCTCTTCCTACTTATTTAAGAATCTCTAGATTCTGCACAACAGCATTATATAACTATAGAAATCTATATCAacttagaaattgaaaatatttttatttttacaaggcTTCTTAAATCCCTTTAGAAATCAATATGCACCAGTTCATGTTATATTGTTATGAGAAGTTTAAAAACCCACagaatttaaaatgcatattataaAAACCAATCCCACACTTTGACATTTAGCATTAACATTTGGGTTGAACCTATTACTTGAGAGCCTATCAGCTAATGACACAGAAAAGAGCTACCTAAGTAACAATGCTTAATTATGGAAGATACTGTAGCAAACAAAGCTAATaagtaataatcataaagataACAACTGGAGGTACAGACCATATCTACACTGTCAAACTATAGCAAACACTTTGGAAAGCATCCATTGTATTAGCTTTCGATCCCATCCAATTATAAAAGCGATTTTTGTTGCCAACTATTATGCCAAActcagaaaatatgaacagagtctaaaaataaactaatgaaaataaaaatcttaaaaaaaaaaaaaaaagggcagagcatctgggtggctcagtgggttaagcatctaattttggctcaggtcatgatctcgcagtctgtgaattcaagccccatgtagggctctgtgctgacagctcagagcccgaagcctgtttcagattctgtttgtctctctctccctcaaaaataaataaacattaaaaaatttttttcatattctttaaaaaaaataaaatgaaaataagctaATGCACTGACTAGGGATTCCCCTATCAATAAACTGAGTGTCTTTCAGTACAAGAATATTCAGTCCACTCCCCCCATGGGTATTTGCTTAAAAGGTTATTTAGTTTACTTGCCTATACAGAATATACTTGTTATACAGAATTAATATATCTATTTGTGTATACTAAGTCAATGTTCCTCATCTTCCATTTAAGAAAATCCCAGTTTTATTCAAGACATCGATGTATCCAGCTAAAAACTAATTTCTCTGCATCTCTTACAGCTAAGTGTGGCCTGTTGCTAAAATTGTGGCCAAAGAAATATAAGTAGTATTTTGGGATGGGATTCCAGGGAAATACCCTAAACAGGTGACAGACACTGGGAGGTATTATTTTaaacacacagatatacacacagaGAAGTGATAAAGATGATACGTATTTACTCTTGGGTTATAACAACTCTAACAAGCCTGTTATGATAATATAAATATGCTTAAATTTATGATTATGATCAAGGAGTCAGGAGACTAACAAAGCAGTGAACTTGTTTAacataaacaaatagaaacataCGCATTTACTAAGTTTTACTTTAagattattttgtctttaaaaaactgTATCTCTGAAATTTCCTTATACTCTCTGAACTCACTTAAAAAGCTAGTGCTTTTaagctcttttaaaataattattaccaaaaaaataatcaGAGTTGAGTTTTAGAGGCCCAAATAGATACTGTAGtaagtaaaacaaaagcaaagcaaacagacAGACCATTTTCATAAGTAACAATATTCCCTTCTTCTAGTGCCCTTTTTCAGCAGCTCATTTAATAGAACTAAAATGAATCAACTACCCTTTTAGTTCCACTGGGTACTATCAAAATCTAACAAATCAGAGCTGACAGGAGCCTttgacaaaagaaatggaaacccatggccttttcttttctttctttttttaagaatgggAGATAAGCTGAAATTAACTCAGCATCATATGCCATATTTTGATTTTCATGCAAGACACGAACAGCAAATAACTGCCCTGCAGTCTGTACCTTCATAGAGTCTTCATTTTCGGTTTAGAAAAGAAGCTCAGTGATTACACCTAATGTTCTCTCCCCCTTACATATAAGTATAAGCATTATCAAATGCCTAGATCTAAAACAAAGTAAGGTCATGCATCTATGGCATCTTTACTAGAGAATCATTTTAGATTCAGTTGACAAACTCTGGCATTTTCTTATGCTTTCCAGGAGAATGTAATCTGGgacctaaaaataataaacactaattGTTTGAAGAGGTTGAGAACCATAggccattttaaaattaaaattcattgttTGCTGCTAACCTAATTTCTTTTAGATCCAAAAAAACCTCTTTTAGGCTGATTTGCAATGTacatttaatccttttaaataAACTGGTAAGTTTAAAATGGCAATTTAACTAACTATAACAGAAGACTGAACAAAACCAATAAAGGGATAAGAAGATAAAGCTAAAATAATCCCTCTATGAAAGTACCATTAAGCCATTTGCAAAGCATGAACTAagaaacatatacaaaataaaagtaacagtTGCTTTGTTAAATGTGTTACCTTTCTAACAAACCAAATAGTAATGAgtgaaatgcaaaagaaaacacaaccaaCTCATCATAGTCATTAGTCTCAAAAATTCTCTCCCAATACCCCTTTTACAAGTCACTagtaaaaattatgataaaattttaGCTTGATACATTTCAATTAAATGACTCAAACTTCTAGAGGGGACAAACCTATCAGTGCCACCTCAAAAAGCAATTAAGTCACCATCACCAACAATGGGATGGACTGACCTCATGTGACTTCtgagagacatgacaactaaatgtaatgtatgTACCTGGACTAGATCCTgaaccagaaaataattttttttccttttcttttgctataaaggacattactGGAAGAACTGGCAAAATTTGAATAAGGTCTGTAGATCTGATAGAAGTATTGTGTTGATATTCATTTCCTGAatgtcatttttagaaaatatatatttaagtatttacgGGTAAAGGGGCACCATGTCTGCAGCTTATTTCCAAAtggttgagaaaaaaagaatgaataaagcaaatgtggtaaaAAGACAACATTTGGGGAATCCAGGTGAAaggtatatgggaattctttgTACTTCATCTTGTGACTTTTCTATTAAGTattaaatcatttcaaaattgaaaaaccattaaaaaataataaaaggtaaagTATTAGCTACAACATAAGAAAAGAGATGATGGAAGAGCATATCATAGATGCCCATGATAGGTGCAATTTTGGTTCAATTAATAATGAGTTGAAATTATTATTGCTGTCTTTCATCTGAGGAACTTGGGGTACTTTGCAAATACATTCAATTTCTCTTACTTTATAGATGGAAAAACAGACATGCGGAAAAGCTCTAAAATGTGGCACATGTGATTTTGGAACGGAGACAAGGAAAGTCTGACTTTTAATGAACAACACAGCGTTAAGATGTGATACAGCTAGACGCACCAGACGGTATCATTTACCTTGCTCTATTGTAAATCACTGGCTCATTTTCTTCCTGCACAGTTGTCAGCATATCCAAGTCATGGAATATTTTCTGCATATAGTCCAAATATTTATATCCTGAAGCTCTTTCTACTATGGCTGCCAGTAGGGTATAGCCAAAAGTTGAATACAAAAACTGACTACCTTGAGACATCATTgcaagggggagggaagaaaagaaaatgcttcatTATTATTTACAATCATAAAACGTTTACCACTGAAAACTGGCATACCTTTACAACTGGAATATTTTACTTCAGCATTTAGAAAAAGATAATGGGTGATATGTTAATAAATTTTGTCAACTTTGCAATGGCCCTGCTTACTCCATGATTCAATGAAGATCAGAATACTTAAAATTTCACATGAATCTACT is part of the Neofelis nebulosa isolate mNeoNeb1 chromosome 7, mNeoNeb1.pri, whole genome shotgun sequence genome and encodes:
- the LACTB gene encoding serine beta-lactamase-like protein LACTB, mitochondrial isoform X2 → MLSALPNPASTAKDEVGAPGIVVGVSVDGKEVWSEGLGYADVENRVPCKPETVMRIASISKSLTMVALAKLWEAGKLDLDIPVQHYVPEFPEKEYEGEKVSVTTRLLISHLSGIRHYEKDMKKVKEEKAYKASKMMKGTVESDQEKEFKEKGGKSNEKSDFAKAKIEQDNDAKGRNLKPGKKKNDFEQGELYLKEKFENSIESLRLFKNDPLFFKPGSQFLYSTFGYTLLAAIVERASGYKYLDYMQKIFHDLDMLTTVQEENEPVIYNRARFYVYNKKRRLVNTPYVDNSYKWAGGGFLSTVGDLLKFGNAMLYGYQVGLFKNSHENLLPGYLKPETMVMIWTPVPNTEMSWDKEGKYAMAWGVVEKKQTYGSCRKQRHYASHTGGAVGASSVLLVLPEELDAEAINNKVPPRGIVVSIICNMQSVGLNSTALKIALEFDKDRSDIS